The following is a genomic window from Brachionichthys hirsutus isolate HB-005 chromosome 15, CSIRO-AGI_Bhir_v1, whole genome shotgun sequence.
caacagcaGGTCCgcctcctgtgatgtcatccgtCTGTGGTCGACGCCCACGCCTCCGACTCGCACCAGTTTTAGTCgagtcattttctcttttttaatttggggattgttttttttttttatatctcgTTCAAAACATCACAAATGAACAATTCCGTATTCAAGTTATGTTATGTACAAGAAGGGGCGGAGTCTTGGAAATACGCAGTACTGTACATAGAATAGCCATTTTAAGAATTTACAGACGATCTCTTAACAGTAACAAAgagggaaatggggggggggggggcagaaattgTACGAGACGAGCATTGCAATAGTCCCAAAAACAGTTACCATGGAAACCCAGACTTGCGTGCTCATTTGGCCACCATTTGATTCCATGGCTGATGCATAGCacctaaaggggggggggggggctcgctggCCGGCTACGTGACCTCCATGGCCACTGTGTTCTCCGACAGACTGTTCAGAGCCGGCTTGTCTTGTTCGTGATTCTCCCTGAAGAGACAAGAAGACAGGCTGAGAGGCCGCCATCTTTGTTGCACCGGCGTTCCCGATCCGGGTTTCTCACCTGGGCGCCATGTCCAGCGGCGAGGCCGGGGCCACCTTGGGTTTCTGACAGTTGGCGGTGGCTGCGTGGGCGAGCTTTAAGGCGGATGTCGTCATGGCGGCGCTCGGCGTCCGGGGGGCAGCGGGAGCGCCCAGACGGAGGTTGTTGCTGCCCAGCAGGACGTGGGTGCCGGTGATGGCGGCGTTGGCAGGGTGGGCGGTGCCGTTGTTGTTACTGGGCGTCGACGTGGAACTGGCGGCGTTGCAGGGGTGGAGCATGGCAGGCGTCCGTTTGGTGGGGGGAGGAGCCGGGGCAGCGGGGGAAAGGGATGTTGTGCTCGGGAGGTGCAAGCTCTTGTAGACACCTGAggtcaggtggggggggggattagagaGGTGATATTTGAAGTTTCTGTGCTTTGAAGAACAAACTAGTCTCACCTGAGGGGGAGAGGACGCCATTGACTCCGCCTCCCAGGGCTAGCTCCTCCTTGGTTTTCTGAGCCAGCAGTTGGTCCGTGGTAACGAGCGCCGAGGCGGCGAAGTGGGCGCTGGCCTGGTCCAACGTGTTCGCCAGACTCTGAGGGGGGAGGAAACATTCAGAACTACTGACGGGGGGGAACGCAGCCGAGCGGAGTGGGAGGAGACTCACGTGTGAACTGGTTGCAGCCCTGCTATTGGCTCGCTGCTGCTGGATCTGCTCCAGCATCAGAACCAGctgctcctgatgctgctggaacTGCTCGGCGGTGAAAGCTGAGACGAGAGGCGGGTTAGAAACACGGGGAGAGGAACGCCCCCGAGCCGCGACGCAGAAATACCaagcctctgattggccggccACTCTGAACCGTCATCATCGTCACCTGGGGCTGACGGATCCACTTACCAGCAGCGGGCGGGGGCGGAGGGACGACCACCCTCGCCGGCCGGTGACAGCCGAAGGACCGCCTCCCGGCTGCAGAGGCCGAGGCGGGCCGCTTCAGGTCCCGGCTCAGCTTCCTGAAGAGCGGGTGGGCGtcgtccagctgcagcagcggcagcgtcCGCGGTCGGAAGTGACGCCACCGGCACGACTTTATGTCCAACAGCATCTGACTGAGGTCCacggaagaggaagaggaagaggaagagcagccgCGTCGCTCTGAGGTATTCGTTTCTGAGGTGCTGGAGGTCCTGCTGGCGGCCAGCGAgcgtgaaggaggaggaggaggaggaggaggaagaggaggaggcggcggcaggTCGAGCCGCTCTGGATCCAGTCCACCAAAGACGTTGTCGTAGTGCGTCTCCGCCCTGTCCAGCAACACCctgcaggacgggggggggctaAACGATTACCCACAATCCCCTCCCAGGTAGAAACAGCATCAAACAACCGGTgaaggggaggagtcagacCCACCTGCCGCCGCGTCCCACGCGGCGCCGGGCCATCCCGAGGCAGCGCCGCGGCACCGTGAGCGTGGTGAGACCGTAGCGAAAGCGAGCTTCGGCCAGACCGTCCTCCCGGGGTCCGCACCAGGGCCAGTTCCCCAGccggtcctggggggggggggggggggggcagagacacCATCTTTGTTATGAAGGAAACTTTAAACGCAGCCCGACGGCCCCGGTTCTGCTGGGGAACCCGTCCCTGGTTCTGGCACCTACAGCAAAGTACTGGCAGCCGGCCTTCCTGCGGAAAGCGAAAGCGCCGTCCGGGTCGTTCTCCTCCTCGGCTTCTGACGAGCCCGAGTGCAGCTGAGGAcacggaggtcagaggtcagaggttagAACGCAGCCGCTCGGCTCCGGGGCTCCGCCGCTCGGTACCAACGAGGCCCGGCGCTGGTCTACCTGGGAGAAGGGCTCGTCGTCAGAGCTGGGGAAGTCGTACTGGTTCAGGTCCTTGGCGTTGAAGACAGCCGGTCCCTGGTGGTGGGCGGGGCCCGACGACAGAGGCGCCGCCCTCTGCTTCTTCTCGTACTTCCTCTTCTGACGGGGAGCTTCCATCTTATCGGACTGGAGACGGGAGACACGCCGGAGCTCAGCGGGTCAAGGCTCTAAGGACCCGCGGGCCGCCTGGACGACCCCCTCACCTTGGTCTTGTAGTCCTTGTAGTCCAGGTGGTCCTGGTGCCTGTACTGGTTGGTGAGGGGCACCAGGGGGATGATCTGGGGCCTCACCAGCGCCCGCTCAGCCAAAACCTCCGCCAGCACCTCGCCGCTGAAGTCCGACATGACGTTTCTGGAGGAGGAATCATCATCAGTCACAGCGCGTTGAAACGATGCTGGACAGCgctctggaggcggagccttcATCTCCTCGTCACCTcttctccaccacctccagggtgaggtgcagcagctccctcttgctcttctccctcctcttgaTCATCTCCAGGATGGTGACGGCTCGGCTCAGGTTCCGGCGCAGCTTCAGCATCTTCTCGTAGGACGCCTCGTCGTTCTTGCGGTTCTGCGTGATGAAGGACGGACGTCTGAGCGACTCTTGAACTATCGTCATTGAACACAGAGCGTAATACgagataaaaagaaaaccagCAAGGAGTCAAACCTCATATTCAACGACCACTAaagtatttaaatgttatttttattgatcaTGAAGATGTTTGGCGTAAATCCTGGCGGGTCGCTGTTCTCCAAACGACCACTAGGTGGCACCAGTAAGCTTTATACGGGTCTCGAGTGTAAACACGAGGATCTTGCGGTTCCACGGTGCTCTGCGTTCACCGGTTGGACCTAAACGTGGACCTGGAAGCCGACTCCGACAGAACCGCGTCTCACCGGTGTGAACGGGCAGCCGGTAAGGACCCCCGGGCCTCTGCTCAGAACCAGGGTCCATAAATGTCTATGTCCGACGGCGTATTTCTCTATCCTGCTCCCGCCGGCTGGCGGTTCAGAAGCTAATCTAGCCCGCGGGTCCGGCGCCGCCTGACCTTCCTGGTCTGCATCTTCTCGGTGCGCCGCCTGAAGGCCACGTAGGGGTCGCCGGTGCTGGAGCCGTCCCGCTTCTCCTGCTTGACGGTGGGGATGAGCGAGTTGGCCTTGCTGCTTTTCCTCTTGCGGCTCCAGTAGTCAAAGACTTCCTTGATGAGCTCGTCgtcctccttcagcagcagcttggcCTCCGGGAGGCTCACCGGCTGAaacacaccgggggggggggggggcacgtttgAGAAACACGACGCACGGGCCTCTAACAGCTGCCGTCTGGA
Proteins encoded in this region:
- the epc1b gene encoding enhancer of polycomb homolog 1b, which translates into the protein MSKLSFRARALDASKPLPVCRCEDLPDLHEYASINRAVPQMPTGMEKEEESEHHLQRAISAQQLYGEKRDNMVIPVPETGSNITYYEALYPGEFKMPKQLIHIQPFSLDTEQPDYDLDTDDDTFITKLRKTMEISFLQFEEMIDRLEKGSGQQPVSLPEAKLLLKEDDELIKEVFDYWSRKRKSSKANSLIPTVKQEKRDGSSTGDPYVAFRRRTEKMQTRKNRKNDEASYEKMLKLRRNLSRAVTILEMIKRREKSKRELLHLTLEVVEKRNVMSDFSGEVLAEVLAERALVRPQIIPLVPLTNQYRHQDHLDYKDYKTKSDKMEAPRQKRKYEKKQRAAPLSSGPAHHQGPAVFNAKDLNQYDFPSSDDEPFSQLHSGSSEAEEENDPDGAFAFRRKAGCQYFAAPQDRLGNWPWCGPREDGLAEARFRYGLTTLTVPRRCLGMARRRVGRGGRVLLDRAETHYDNVFGGLDPERLDLPPPPPLPPPPPPPPSRSLAASRTSSTSETNTSERRGCSSSSSSSSVDLSQMLLDIKSCRWRHFRPRTLPLLQLDDAHPLFRKLSRDLKRPASASAAGRRSFGCHRPARVVVPPPPPAAAFTAEQFQQHQEQLVLMLEQIQQQRANSRAATSSHSLANTLDQASAHFAASALVTTDQLLAQKTKEELALGGGVNGVLSPSGVYKSLHLPSTTSLSPAAPAPPPTKRTPAMLHPCNAASSTSTPSNNNGTAHPANAAITGTHVLLGSNNLRLGAPAAPRTPSAAMTTSALKLAHAATANCQKPKVAPASPLDMAPRENHEQDKPALNSLSENTVAMEVT